In Candidatus Neomarinimicrobiota bacterium, the genomic stretch ACACCCAGAAAAAGCTTTGGGTATATTTAAATCCGCCGGTTTTAATAATTATGAACTTATTCAAGATTTTAACAGTGATGATCGGGTTTTAAAAGTTCAGATTTAATTTTTGTATAGACACAATGCTTTGTGTCTCTAAAGCACACAATGTATTTTTGACTGCTAAAACGGGGTAACCAATTTCAATTTAAATGACTTCAGAATTCGTACACTTACATAATCATTCCGATTACAGCCTTTTGGACGGGGCACAAACTGTTCAAACTTTAGTAAATACTATTGATGATTTGGGTATGGATTCGGTTGCTCTCACAGAACATGGTAATATGTTCAGTGTTATACCTTATTATAAATCTGCAAAAAAAGCCGGCGTTAAACCCATTATTGGTTGTGAAACATACGTGGCCATGGGTAGTCGATTAGATAAAAAACCTCGTGCCGATGGTGGATGGGGAAACAATCATCTTGTATTATTAGCCCAAAACTATGCCGGTTATAAAAACCTGATGAAATTGGTGACTTATGGTTATTTAGATGGATTTTATTATCGTCCTCGTATAGATATCGATTTACTGAAAGAACACAGTGAAGGATTGATTTGCCTCTCCGGGTGTCTAAAAGGTGAGATTACCGAAAAAATGTTGAAGGATGATTGGGACGGCGCCAAAGAGGCCGCCCTGCGTTTTGCGGAGATTTTTGATGGGAATTTTTACTTAGAAGTCCAGAACCATGGCATCCCTGCTGAGATTCAAAATATTCAAAATATGAAAAAGTTGGCTGGTGAATTGAATCTACCATTGGTCTGTACCAATGATGCCCATTATGCCAAGCACGAACACTGGGAAGCCCATGATGTGCATATCTGTTTGGGGACTGGCAAAGAGAGGGATGACCCCAACCGTCTGCGCTACGCCACACCGGAGTTTTATTTTAAAACTCAAGACCAGATGCATGAAATGTTTAAGGATGTGCCCAATGCGATTGAAAATACTAGAAAGATTGCCGATAGTATAGATATTGAACTCCCAATGGGCGATTACCATTTACCGAATTTTCCTTTACCCGAGAATGCGGTTAACGAAACACCCGATACTTATCTCCAAAACTTGTGTGAAATTGGCATCCAGA encodes the following:
- a CDS encoding PHP domain-containing protein, with the protein product MTSEFVHLHNHSDYSLLDGAQTVQTLVNTIDDLGMDSVALTEHGNMFSVIPYYKSAKKAGVKPIIGCETYVAMGSRLDKKPRADGGWGNNHLVLLAQNYAGYKNLMKLVTYGYLDGFYYRPRIDIDLLKEHSEGLICLSGCLKGEITEKMLKDDWDGAKEAALRFAEIFDGNFYLEVQNHGIPAEIQNIQNMKKLAGELNLPLVCTNDAHYAKHEHWEAHDVHICLGTGKERDDPNRLRYATPEFYFKTQDQMHEMFKDVPNAIENTRKIADSIDIELPMGDYHLPNFPLPENAVNETPDTYLQNLCEIGIQKRYGDINPELQSRLDHELKVIQKMGFAGYFLITADFVK